Within the Eucalyptus grandis isolate ANBG69807.140 chromosome 1, ASM1654582v1, whole genome shotgun sequence genome, the region ACATAATTTACATGAAGATGAAAGATGATTTATTGACTCGTGGCAAAAAATAAACGATGAACTTTCGAATGTAGCATTATGGGTAAACTTTAAGAGGACATAATTGCAGAGATTATATGCTGAGAAGTTGAAGGAAGAACTTGAGAAGGTGATGGAAGAACTTCGCATTGCCCGGGCCCAGAAATCGCAGCTGAAGGACCAATTCGTGGAGACCGACCAGAGCAGAAAGGAGTTGGAGCTGAAAATCATTGCAAGCGAGGAAATGTTGCGGGCTTTGATACAAGAGCGAGAACTGTTGCGGACCGAACCCAAGAATGCACTCCTAAAGGCCGAGGAGGAGAGCAGAAGAAAAGGAGATTCCTCCGGCACAAAGTACTTCTCCGAGTTCTCCTTTACCGAAATTGCAGAAGCTGCGCAGAACTTCGACCCATCCTTGAAGATCGGGAAAGGTGGCTACGGGACCGTGTACAGAGGTTTGCTTCGACTTACGCCAGTGGCTATAAAGATCATGAATGGTCATAGCACGCGAGGTTCACAAGATTTTCAACAGGAGGTAACAATTCTCGAGTATCTTCTACTTGTTTACAAGTTTTCTCTAAACCAAAATTAAGAGTAATAAAATTATGTAAAGACTTGGTTCATCACGAAGTAAATTTGTTTTCCACAATAATATCACCATGACATCACGAATTCACAGTAAGAGGACATTAATCGGAGTGATTGAGAATATCATTATTGATCATCGAACTCTTGATTGAATATCTCACAGATCAATGTGTTGAGAGAGGTGAGGCATCCTAATCTCATCACGCTCATCGGCGCTTGTCCTGAGCCTTGCACTCTTGTTTACGAATATATACCAAACGGTAGCCTCGACCATTGGCTCCGCGACAGTGACAGGGCGAAGCAGCTGCCATGGCGAGCCCGAATATGCATCGCCACAGAGCTCTGCTCTGCCCTGGCCTTCCTCCACTCTTGGAAGCCTCACAGCATCGTCCATGGGGACGTCAAACCGGGAAACATCCTACTGGACGCGCACTTCAAGAGCAAGCTCAGCGATTTCGGCATGTCCCAATTGCTGTCCGGGGGCAAGCGATCGAGCAACAACACCACCGTCGTGCACCTGACCAAGCCGAAAGGGACGATCGGGTACATAGATCCTAAGTTCCTCGTCACGGGAGAGCTCACAACGAGTTCCGACGTATACTCTTTGGGGATTGTACTACTTGAGTTGTTGACGAGGAGGCCCGCCTCAGGAATAGCAAATGTAGTGCGAAAGGCAATTAAAGCAGGGACTTTGGCGGCCATCTTGGATCCATCGGCTGGAGAGTGGCCCTATACGCTGGCCAAGAAGTTTACTCATTTGGCTTTGAGTTGCTGCGAGATGAGCAGAAGGAACAGGCCAGATCTCAAGTCGGAAGTGGGGACGGTGCTCCAATCGATCCGAGCTTCCTGTTGATAAACCAAGACTTCCGAATACTCGGAAATTGAGCGATATACATGTTGTGGTTGTGTACTTGATCTT harbors:
- the LOC104445903 gene encoding U-box domain-containing protein 33 isoform X2, producing the protein MEELRIARAQKSQLKDQFVETDQSRKELELKIIASEEMLRALIQERELLRTEPKNALLKAEEESRRKGDSSGTKYFSEFSFTEIAEAAQNFDPSLKIGKGGYGTVYRGLLRLTPVAIKIMNGHSTRGSQDFQQEINVLREVRHPNLITLIGACPEPCTLVYEYIPNGSLDHWLRDSDRAKQLPWRARICIATELCSALAFLHSWKPHSIVHGDVKPGNILLDAHFKSKLSDFGMSQLLSGGKRSSNNTTVVHLTKPKGTIGYIDPKFLVTGELTTSSDVYSLGIVLLELLTRRPASGIANVVRKAIKAGTLAAILDPSAGEWPYTLAKKFTHLALSCCEMSRRNRPDLKSEVGTVLQSIRASC
- the LOC104445903 gene encoding U-box domain-containing protein 33 isoform X1, yielding MPPPSSSLDSSRVHPNAAQKSQLKDQFVETDQSRKELELKIIASEEMLRALIQERELLRTEPKNALLKAEEESRRKGDSSGTKYFSEFSFTEIAEAAQNFDPSLKIGKGGYGTVYRGLLRLTPVAIKIMNGHSTRGSQDFQQEINVLREVRHPNLITLIGACPEPCTLVYEYIPNGSLDHWLRDSDRAKQLPWRARICIATELCSALAFLHSWKPHSIVHGDVKPGNILLDAHFKSKLSDFGMSQLLSGGKRSSNNTTVVHLTKPKGTIGYIDPKFLVTGELTTSSDVYSLGIVLLELLTRRPASGIANVVRKAIKAGTLAAILDPSAGEWPYTLAKKFTHLALSCCEMSRRNRPDLKSEVGTVLQSIRASC